The following are encoded in a window of Castanea sativa cultivar Marrone di Chiusa Pesio chromosome 5, ASM4071231v1 genomic DNA:
- the LOC142633489 gene encoding protein FAR1-RELATED SEQUENCE 8-like, translating to MTDDTTFSPTDHALSPCPNLDITIEEGSQNSDQLLEHDGDLENDHETEPLFEIDGDDHEGNDLENECEQLFEIEGNDLETDRDDTTIVDFQNGISERKDYPPPVVGMEFESYDDAYNYYNCYARELGFAIRVKSSWTKRNSKEKRGAVLCCNCEGFKMIKEANSRRKETRTGCLAMIRLRLVESNRWRVDEVKLEHNHSFDPERAQNSKSHKKMVIGDKRKLEPTVDVEVRTIKLYRTPVVDAMGYGSSNSNEGEANNHFDRSRRLKLKNGDAQVIYDYFCRVQLTDPNFFYVMDLNDEGHLRNVFWIDSRSRAAYGYFGDVVALDTTCLSNNYDIPVLAFVGVNHHGQSVLLGCGLLADETLETYIWLFRAWLTCMSGRPPQTILTNQCRAMQSAIAEVFPRAHHRFWLPLVMQSILDSLSEFQEYDAFQTVLRRTVYDSIKVEEFEMAWEDMIQRFGAREHEWLRILYEDRERWVPVYSKDASFAGMSNSEMVGTMSAFFDGYMHQQTSLKEFFHMYEIVLQKKHQKEALDDLESRDSSDILKTSCYYELQLSKLYTKEIFQKFQDEVVMMSSCFNITQAHTNGPVVTYMVKERDGEEILRDVRNFEVMHDKATAEVRCICSCFNFKGYLCRHALCVLTYNGLEEIPFQYILSRWRKDFKRLYVPDLGSNNVDITNPVQWFDHLYRRAMQVVEEGMISQDHYMVAWQAFKESLNKVRLVAEKHM from the exons ATGACCGACGATACCACCTTCTCTCCCACCGACCACGCCTTGTCCCCTTGCCCTAATCTCGACATCACC ATAGAAGAAGGTTCTCAAAACAGTGACCAACTGCTTGAGCATGATGGTGACCTTGAGAATGACCATGAAACTGAGCCGTTATTTGAGATTGATGGTGATGACCATGAAGGCAATGATCTTGAGAATGAATGTGAGCAACTGTTTGAGATTGAAGGCAATGACCTTGAAACTGACAGGGATGATACAACCATAGTTGATTTTCAAAATGGCATCTCTGAAAGAAAGGACTATCCCCCACCAGTTGTGGGGATGGAGTTTGAATCATATGATGATGCTTACAATTATTATAATTGCTATGCCAGGGAACTTGGATTTGCCATCAGGGTGAAGTCTTCTTGGACAAAACGCAACAGCAAAGAGAAGCGTGGTGCAGTGCTGTGTTGCAATTGTGAGGGTTTTAAAATGATTAAAGAAGCAAACAGTCGCAGGAAAGAAACTAGAACAGGTTGTCTTGCAATGATTAGGTTGAGGTTAGTGGAATCTAATAGGTGGAGAGTTGATGAAGTAAAGCTTGAACACAACCATTCATTTGATCCTGAAAGAGCACAAAACTCCAAGTCACACAAGAAGATGGTGATTGGGGATAAAAGAAAGTTAGAACCAACTGTTGATGTGGAAGTACGAACAATCAAGTTGTATCGAACACCTGTAGTAGATGCAATGGGATATGGAAGCTCAAACTCTAATGAAGGGGAAGCTAACAACCATTTTGATCGTTCTAGGCGCTTGAAGCTTAAAAATGGAGATGCACAAGTCATTTATGATTACTTCTGTCGGGTTCAGTTAACAGATCCAAATTTTTTCTATGTGATGGATCTCAATGATGAAGGGCATTTGAGGAATGTGTTTTGGATTGATTCTAGGTCCAGGGCTGCATATGGCTATTTTGGTGATGTGGTAGCGTTGGACACAACATGCTTGTCAAACAATTATGATATTCCAGTCTTGGCATTTGTTGGTGTGAATCACCATGGGCAGTCTGTTCTGTTGGGTTGTGGTTTGCTTGCGGATGAAACACTAGAAACATACATTTGGTTGTTTAGGGCATGGCTTACATGTATGTCTGGTCGGCCTCCTCAAACTATCTTAACAAACCAGTGCAGGGCCATGCAAAGTGCAATTGCAGAGGTGTTTCCCAGAGCTCACCATCGATTTTGGTTGCCACTTGTAATGCAAAGCATACTTGACAGTTTGAGTGAGTTTCAAGAATATGATGCATTTCAGACAGTATTGAGGAGGACGGTATATGACTCTATAAAAGTAGAAGAATTTGAAATGGCTTGGGAAGATATGATCCAGCGTTTTGGAGCAAGGGAACATGAGTGGCTTCGAATCCTGTATGAAGATCGAGAACGTTGGGTTCCAGTATACTCGAAAGATGCATCATTTGCTGGAATGTCCAACTCTGAAATGGTTGGTACAATGAGTGCTTTTTTTGACGGTTATATGCATCAACAAACTTCTTTGAAAGAATTCTTTCACATGTATGAGATAGTTCTACAAAAGAAGCATCAGAAAGAAGCTCTTGACGATCTTGAGTCAAGAGATTCAAGTGACATTTTGAAAACAAGTTGCTATTACGAGTTGCAGCTCTCTAAATTGTATACAAAAGAAATATTCCAGAAGTTCCAAGATGAGGTGGTGATGATGTCTTCTTGTTTTAACATAACACAAGCTCATACAAATGGACCTGTTGTAACATACATGGTGAAAGAACGTGATGGAGAGGAGATTCTGAGGGATGTCAGGAATTTTGAAGTTATGCATGATAAAGCAACAGCAGAAGTTCGCTGCATTTGCAGTTGCTTTAACTTCAAAGGCTATCTTTGCCGACATGCATTATGTGTCCTTACCTATAATGGTTTGGAGGAGATTCCGTTTCAGTATATTTTGTCAAGATGGAGGAAGGATTTTAAGCGTTTGTATGTACCAGACCTTGGCTCCAATAATGTTGATATTACAAACCCGGTACAGTGGTTTGATCATTTGTACAGACGAGCCATGCAAGTTGTTGAGGAAGGGATGATATCACAAGATCATTATATGGTAGCTTGGCAAGCGTTTAAAGAGTCTTTGAATAAGGTCCGTCTTGTAGCAGAGAAGCACATGTAA